Genomic DNA from Paracoccus aminophilus JCM 7686:
GGAAATAATGCCACTCGAAGGGCACCGGCACGCCCGCGAGCTCCCAATGGCCCGAGGGCGTGTCCTTGCCGCGCGAGACCTCGCTGGCCGCGCCCCAAAGGCCCTGCGGCGTGGCGCCAAGCCCGGCCGCTTGCGCGCCCGAGGCCAGATGCAGCGCCGCGCCCAGCCCCAGCCGGTCGAGGTTCGGCAGCGCCAAGGCCCGCACCGCCGCGATATGGGCCAGCGTATTCGCGCCGCTGTCGGGACGCTCATCGTTGAAAAAGCCCGCCGCATCGGGCGCGCCGCCAATGCCGACGCTGTCCATGACGATCAGAAAGGCGCGGTTCTGGTCTCGGCTCATGCGAGGATCCTTTCGAGGATCAGCGGCCCCTGCGCGGGTGCCTCGCCGATCACATATGCGGCGCGGACCTGGGCGGCGGCGGCCTCTGCCTCGGCCTCACTCCGGGCATGGACCAGCGCCAGCGGCGCGCCCGTGCTCACCTGATCGCCCTTGCGCAGAAGCTGCGACAGGCCGACGCGTGGATCAATGCGGTCGCTCGCCCGGACCCGACCGCCGCCAAGCGCCACGACCGCGCGGCCAAGCGCCGTGCCATCGACCGCCGCGACAAAGCCCGCCCCACCGGCCTCGACCGCGCGCACCACCGGCGCGGGGCCAAGGTAGGTGTCAGGGCGCTCGATCAGATCGCATGGCCCGCCCTGCGCCGCGATCATGCGGCCAAAGATTTCCGCAGCGCGACCCGAGGCGAAAGCCTCGCTGGCCCGCGCGGGGTCGATCCCCGCAAGCGTCAGGCCCTCCCCCGCCAGATCCAGCGCCAAGGCACAAAGCGCCCCTTCGCCGGTGCGAAACGCCTCGAGCACCGCGCGGATTTCCAGCGCATTGCCGGCCGCAGGCGCGAGCGGCTGATCCATATCGGTGATGCAGGCCATGGTCTTGCAGCCCGCGCCATTTGCAGTCTCGACCAAGGCCCGCGCCAGATCCCGCGCCGTGTCGAGATCCCGCGAAAACGCGCCAGAGCCGCATTTCACATCCAAGACCAGCCCGTCGAGCCCCGCCGCGAGCTTCTTTGACAGGATCGAGGCAGTGATGAGATCAAGGCTCTCGACCGTGCCGCTTTCATCGCGGATCGCGTAAAGCCTGCGGTCGGCCGGGGCGAGATCGCCGCTCGCCGCGACAATCGCCGTGCCGACCTCGGCGGTGATGCGGCGCAGCGCAGCCTCGTCAAGATCGACCCGGCAGCCGGGAATGGCCTCGAGCTTGTCGAGCGTGCCGCCGGTATGGCCCAGCCCGCGCCCCGAGATCATCGGCACAAAGGCCCCCGCAGCTGCCAACACCGGCGCAAGGATCAGGCTGACCGTATCGCCGATCCCGCCGGTCGAATGCTTGTCGAGCACCGGCCCCGGCAGATCCCAGCGCAGGACGCGTCCCGAATCGCGCATCGCCTCGGTCAAGGCAATCCGCCCGGCGCGCCCGGTGCCGCGCAGCAGAACCGCCATGGCAAAAGCCCCGGCCTGCGCATCGCTCAGCGTGCCCTCCGCGAGCCCGCGCGCGATCAGAGCCGCGCCGGAGGCGTCAAGCCCCTGCCCGTCACGCAGCGCGGCAATGACCCCGCGCGGGTCGCTCATGCATCCCCCGCCATATGCGCGGCGGCAAAACGGCCGGGCAGCAATTCCGCGATTGTGGTTGAATGTGTTTCGCCACTGACCGTGGCCAGCAGGACCGGAACCTCGCCCTTGCCGAATTCCGCGAGCTTCTGGCGGCAGCCGCCGCAAGGGGGCGTCGGCGCAGCACTTCCGGCGATGACGCAGACTTCGATCAGCTCGGTTTCGCCCGCAGCAATCATGGCCGCAATCGCGCCCGCTTCCGCGCAAGTGCCTTCAGGATACGCAACATTTTCGACATTGCAGCCGGCATAGATGCGGCCCGACAGCCCGCGCACGGCAGCCCCGACCTTGAACTTCGAATAGGGCGCGTAAGCCCTTTCGCGAACGTCACGCGCCGTTTCCAAAAGGGTCATTTGCCACCTCATCCTTTTGGTGCGATCTTGCGCGCAGGACCTAAGTTGTGCAAGCGGCGCTTCGCCCCCTGTTCGCAGTCAAAAAAATAGTTTAACGCTGAACCATTCCGTGGAGGGCGAGATGAAAGAACGCAGACAGGACAATGCTCGGCAGGCCGCACTGGATTATCACCAATATCCGCGCCCGGGCAAACTCGAGGTCCGTGCGACGAAACCCATGGCCAATGGCCGCGATTTAAGCCGCGCTTATTCGCCGGGCGTGGCCGAAGCCTGTCTTGAGATCAAGGCCGATCCGGCCAATGCTGCTCTTTATACCGCGCGCGCCAATCTGGTCGCGGTGGTTACGAATGGCACCGCGGTTCTGGGGCTTGGCAATATCGGCGCGCTCGCCTCGAAACCGGTGATGGAAGGCAAGGCCGTCCTCTTCAAGAAATTCGCCAATATCGATTGCTTTGACATCGAGCTCAATCAGACTGACCCGGAAAAGCTCGCCGAGATCGTCTGCGCGCTTGAGCCGAGCTTCGGCGCGATCAACCTTGAAGACATCAAGGCGCCCGATTGCTTCATCGTCGAAAAGATCTGCCGCGAGCGGATGAATATCCCGGTCTTCCACGATGACCAGCACGGCACCGCCATCGTCGTCGGCGCGGCGGCAACCAATGCGCTCCGCGTCTCGGGCAAGTCTTTCGACCAGATCAAGGTCGTCTCGACCGGCGGCGGCGCGGCGGGGATCGCTTGCCTCAACATGCTGCTCAAGCTGGGCGTCAAACGCGAGAATGTCTGGCTCTGCGACCTTGCCGGTCTGGTCTATGAGGGCCGCAACGAGCAGATGACCCCGCAAAAAGAGGAATATGCCCAGAAGACCGATCTGCGCACGCTCGATCAGGTGATCGAAGGGGCGGATCTCTTCCTCGGCCTCTCGGGTCCGGGCGTGCTGACGCCCGAAATGGTTGCGAAAATGGCCAAGCGTCCGATCGTGTTTGCGCTTGCCAATCCGACGCCCGAAATCCTGCCCGACGAGGTCCGTCAGGTCGCCCCCGATGCGATCATCGCGACCGGGCGCTCGGATTTCCCGAACCAGGTCAACAACGTCCTGTGCTTCCCCTTCATCTTCCGCGGCGCGCTTGATGTCGGCGCGACCACGATCAATGATGAGATGCAGCTCGCCTGTATCGACGCGATTGCGGCCCTCGCCCGCGCGACCACCTCGGCCGAGGCGGCGGCGGCCTATCAGGGCGAGCGTCTGAGCTTTGGCGCCGATTACCTGATCCCGAAACCCTTCGATCCCCGGCTGATCGGTATCGTCGCCACCGCCGTTGCCAAAGCCGCGATGGACTCTGGCGTCGCCACCCGTCCGATCGAGGATATCCCGGCCTACAAGCACCGGCTCGACGGCTCGGTCTTCCGCTCGGCGTTGATCATGCGCCCGGTCTTCGAGATCGCCGCGACCGCCAAGCGCCGCATCGTCTTTGCCGAGGGCGAGGATGAGCGCGTCCTGCGCGCCGCCAATGCCATGCTTGAGGAAACCACCGAGGTGCCGATCCTGATCGGTCGCCCCGAGGTCATCGAGATGCGCGCCGAGCGTGCCGGTCTGCCGATCCGCCCGAATGTCGATTTCGAGATCGTGAACCCCGAAAACGACCCGCGCTACCGCGATTACTGGGGCACCTATCACGAGCTGATGGCGCGTCAGGGCGTCACGCCCGACATCGCCCGCGCGATCATGCGCACGAATACCACGGCGATTGGCGCGGTCATGGTCCATCGCGGCGAGGCCGACAGCCTGATCTGCGGCACCTTCGGGCAATATTCCTGGCATTTGAACTATATCCGCCAGATCCTTGCCCGGGACGGCCATTGCCCGGTCGGCGCGCTCTCGCTGCTGATCCTTGAAGACGGCCCGCTGTTCGTGACCGACACGCAGGTCAACCACGCGCCGACGCCCGAGCAGGTCGCCGAGGCCGCGATTGGCGCGGCCCGCCATGTCCGCCGGTTCGGCATGGAGGCGAAGGTCGCGCTCTGCAGCCATTCGCAATTCGGCAATCTCGACACCGATTCCGGGCGCAAGATGCGCGCGGCGCTGGAAATCCTGCAATCGCGCAATGTCGATTTCGTCTTCGATGGCGAAATGCATGTCGATTCGGCGCTCGATCCGGCCCTGCGCGAGCGGCTCTTGCCGAATTCGCGGATCGAAGGTGCGGCGAATGTGCTGGTCTTCTCGGGAACCGACTCGGCCTCTGGCGTGCGCAACGCGTTGAAGATGAAGGCAAACGGCCTTGAGGTTGGCCCCATCCTGATGGGCATGGGCAACCGCGCCCATATCGTGACCCCCTCGATCACCACGCGCGGGCTGCTGAATATGGCCGCCATCGCAGGCACGCCGGTCAATCACTACGGCTGATCGGGTGGCTGACCGCATGGCTGGCCGGACCTCTGGCCGGCCATAGGCCTTTCGCACAAGAGCGGACCGGGCCTGTTTGTGCCAACATATCCCTGTTATCGCAACCAGAGGGCGCAGCTTTGTTGCGCCCTCTGCGTTCACGGCGTAACAAAGCTGCGAGAGGTGAGGGGATACTATGGCATACATCGATATCTACGACGGCTGGAAGTCCGACCCCGAGGCATTCTGGATGGAGGCGGCACGCTCGATCGACTGGATAAGGCCGCCCTCGAAAGCGCTCTTTGACGAAAATGCGCCGCTTTATGAATGGTTCTCGGACGGGCTAGTGAACACCTGCTGGAACGCGGTTGACCGTCATGTCGAGGCCGGTCGCGGCGATCAGCTGGCGCTCATCCATTCCTCGCCCGTCACCCATACCGTCAAAGGCACCACCTACCGCGAGCTGCGCGATCATGTCGCCGAGATCGCGGGCGGGCTGCGCGCCAAGGGCGTCCAGAAGGGCGACCGCGTCATCATTTACATGCCGATGATCCCCCAGGCGGTCGAGGCGATGCTCGCCTGCGCCCGCATCGGCGCGGTCCATTCGGTGGTCTTCGGCGGCTTTGCCGCGAATGAGCTCGCGGTGCGCATCGAGGATTGCAAACCCAAGGCGATCATTGCCGCCTCTTGCGGGATCGAGCCGGGCCGAATCGTCCATTACAAGCCCTTGCTCGATCAGGCGATCGAGCTCTCCGCCCATAAGCCCGATTTCTGCGTGATCTATCAGCGCGAGCAGGAAATCTGCGAGCTCATCCCCGGCCGCGACTTCGCTTGGCACAGCTTCCGCTTTGGCGTCGAGCCCGCCGAATGCGTCCCGGTCGAGGGCAATCACCCGCTTTATATTCTCTACACATCCGGCACGACCGGCCAGCCCAAGGGAGTGATCCGCCACACGGCGGGCTATCTCGTGGCGCTCAGCTGGACGATGAAGAACATCTACAACATCGAGGCCGGAGACCGCTTCTGGACCGCCTCGGATGTCGGCTGGGTCGTCGGTCACAGCTATATCTGCTATGGCCCGCTGATCACCGGCGCGACCTCGATCGTCTATGAAGGCAAGCCGGTCGGCACGCCGGATGCGGGCATGTTCTGGCAGGTCATCCAGAACCATAAGGTGAAAAGCTTCTTCACCGCGCCCACCGCCTTGCGCGCCATCCGCCGCGAAGATCCCGAGGGTCTGCTCATCAAGGATTACAACCTCTCGAACCTGCAGGCGGTGTTTCTGGCGGGCGAGCGCGCCGATCCGGAAACCATCGCTTGGGCGGCGAAGCATCTCAAGGTGCCGGTCATCGACCACTGGTGGCAGACCGAGACCGGCTGGGCGATTGCCGCAAACCCCTTTGGCATCGAGCTTTTGCCGGTCAAACCCGGCAGTCCGACGAAGCCGATGCCGGGCTATGAGATCGCAATCCTCGACGACGACGGCCATCCGGTTCCGGCGGGCACGCTTGGCGCGATTGCGATCCGCCTGCCGCTACCTCCGGGCACGCTGCCGGGGCTCTGGAATGCCGAGGCGCGGTTTCGCAAAAGCTATCTCGAGAAATTCCCGGGCTATTATGAGACCGGCGACGCGGGCTATCTCGATGAAGACGGCTATGTCTATATCATGGCGCGCACCGATGATGTCATCAATGTCGCGGGCCACCGCCTGTCCACCGGCGCGATCGAGGAGGTTCTGGCCGCCCATCCCGATGTCGCGGAATGCGCGGTGATCGGCGCGGCGGATGCGCTCAAGGGCCAGATGCCGGTCGGCTTTCTCTGCCTCAAGAAAGGCGCGCAAAAGCCCCATGCCGAGGTCGTGCGCGAGGTGGTGGCACTGGTGCGCGACTGCATCGGCCCGGTCGCGGCCTTCAAATCGGCAGTGGTGATCGACAGGCTGCCGAAGACGCGCTCGGGCAAGATCCTGCGCGCGACCATGGCCAAAATCGCCGATAGCGAAAGCTTCAAGCCCCCGGCGACCATCGACGATCCCGCGATCCTCGACGAGATCCGCGCGGCGCTGCAAACCATCGGTTACGCCAAAGCTTGAGCCCCACGCTGGCGGGCGGCCACTGGTCGCCCGTCCACCCCCGTCACTCAGGCGGTGGCGATCCAACCCCGGAAGGAAAAGCCCGCATAAAAGAGGCTGATATCGGTGAAACCGGCCTCGGCCAGCGCCGCCTCATCCTCTCGCGGGGACAAGATCGGCAACCGCTCGCCAATCGCCTTAGCGGCATTGCGGGCATTGGCTTCGGCGACGCCAGAGGCAGCTGCAAAGGCCGCATAGCGCGAGAGCCAAAGTGCGCGGCGCGCCTCGTCCTGAGGAAAGCTGTGATGCGCAAGGATCAGCGGCGCGCCGGGCTTCAGCCTCTGGCGCAGGGCGCGCAGCGTCGGCACGCGCTGCTCACGCGGCACAAAATGCATCGTCAGCAGGCAAGTCGCGCCGTCAAAGGGGCCGTCTGGCGCGGTCTCGATATAGCCCTCATGCAGCGCGATGCGCGCGGCAAAGGGCGCCGCGACCTCCCGCGCGAGGGCCAGCATCTCGGCCGAGGGATCGACCCCGGTGAAGCGCCACCCCGGCTGGCCTTCGGCAAAAAGCCGCAGCTCAAGCCCGCCGCCTGCGCCCAGAACCAGCACCTCGCCCTCGGGTCCAAGCGATTCCGCCAGCAAAAGTGCTGCCATGCGCTGCATATCGCGAAAGCCCGGCACTTGTCGCACCGGGCCTTCCGTATAACGCGCTACCTGATCGGGATCCGAGAAAGACGACATCGGTTTCTCCTGCAGGTGAAGGGAAATCAGCCCTCGATCTTGGCGCCAAGCGCGCTCATCAGCGGCAGGAAGACCGGGAAAGAGGTCATGATCGGCGCGCCATCATCGACGCTGATCGGCTGATCCGAGGCCAGCCCCGCAACGAGGAAGGACATGGCGATGCGGTGATCGAGATGCGTGACCGCGCAGGCCCCGCCCTTCAGGCTGCCCGTGCCATGCACGGTCATGCTGTCGCGGGTCTCATCGACGCTCGCGCCATTGGCGCGCAGGCCGACGGCCATTGCATCAATGCGGTCGCTCTCCTTGACGCGGAGCTCGGCCACGCCATTCATCACCGTCGCGCCTTCGGCAAAACAGGCCACGACCGAGAGGATCGGGAATTCGTCGATCATGCTGGCCGCGCGCTCGGCCGGGACCGAGACGCCTTTCAGCTTGGAATGGCGCACGACCAAATCGGCCACCGGCTCGCCGCCCTCTTCGCGGGTGTTTTCAAAGGTGATATCCGCGCCCATTTCCAGAAGCGTGACATAAAGCCCATCGCGAGTCGGGTTGCGGCTGACGCCCGGCACGCGAATCTCCGAGCCCGGCACGATCAGCGCGGCAGCCACCGGGAAAGCGGCGCTGGACGGATCGCGCGGCACGGCGACGGTCTGGCCCTTCAGCTCGGGACGGCCGGTCAGGGTGATGACATGGCCCTCATCGGTGACCTCGGTGCGGATGGTCGCGCCAAAGCCTGCAAACATGCGCTCGGTGTGATCGCGCGTCGCCTCTTTCTCGATGACGACGGTTTCGCCCGGCGCGTTCAACCCTGCGAAGAGAACCGCCGATTTGATCTGCGCGCTGGCCACCGGCGTGGTGTAGCGCACCGGCACCGGATCAACCGCGCCCTTGATCGTCACCGGCAAAAGCCCGCCTTCGCGCGCGGAAATCTCGGCCCCGAAAAGCGCGACCGGATCGGTCACGCGGCCCATCGGACGGCGCGAGAGGCTTGCGTCACCGGTGAAAGTCGCGGTGATCGGGGTCGTCGCCATCGCGCCCATGATCAGGCGCACGCCGGTGCCGGAGTTGCCGCAATCAATCACGCCCTCGGGCTCGGCAAAGCCGCCGACGCCCACGCCATTCACGGTCCAGGCGCCCTCGCCCGTGCGCTCGACCTTGGCCCCGAAAGCGCGCATCGCCTTGGCGGTGTCGATCACATCCTCGCCTTCGAGAAGGCCGGTGATCTTGGTTTCGCCCACCGCCAGCGCACCAAGGATCAGCGCGCGGTGGCTGATCGACTTGTCGCCCGGCACGGCGGCATCCCCCTTGAGCGCGCCCGAGCGGTGCGCGGTCATCGGTTTGGGTTCGGCGGAATGGGACATCGGGCGGGCCTTTCAGTAAACGCGGTCAGGCGTCGTTGCGGCGGAAGGTGACGTAATGGGGCGCACGGCCCTCACGCAGGGCCTTCTGCTCATAGCGGGTCGAGAGCCAATCCTCCCAAGCCTCCGGCCCTTCATGGACCAGCGTAAAGCCTGCGGGCGGCACCTCTTCCAGCGTCTGGCGGACGTAATCGGGAATATCGGTCGCGACACGGAACTCGGCACCCGACTTCAGCACGCGGTGAAGCGGGATGAGATGCTCGGGCGTGACGAAACGGCGGCGGTGGTGGCGCGCCTTGGGCCAGGGATCGGGATAGTTGAGGAAGGCCTTGGAAATCGAGCCCGCCGGCAGCACATCCATCAGATCGCGGGCATCGCCCGGATGGACGCTGACGTTTTCGACGCCCGCCGCGCGGATCTTGCCCAGAAGCATGGCGACGCCATTGATGAAGGGCTCGCAGCCAATGATCCCGACCTCTGGGTAGCGCGCGGCCATATGGACCATGTGCTCACCACCACCGAAGCCGACCTCCAGCCAGACCGGGCGGTCATCGCCAAAGACGCTGGCCGGATCGAAGGGCAAACGCTCGGGGTTTTCCTCGAAGGTGATGCCACGCGGGCGCAGCTCTCCGAGATCCTCGGAGAGATAGCCCTTCTGGCTTTGCCGCAGAGTCTTGCCGAAACGGCGGCCATAGAAATTGCGGCGCGGTGGGGTCGGATCGAATTCGCTCATGCCCGCGCTTTGCCCGCGCCGCGCCGAAAGGTCAAGCGCGGGCTTTGCTCCTTACTCGGCGGCGAGCCGGCTGATGACCACCGTCACCTCGGGCTTCTTGCCGATCTCTTCCATCGAGACCTGACGCGTGATCTTGCGGATCGCCTCTTCGAGACGGTCATCATCCATCACGGTCTTGTCGTCGACGCGTTCGAGAAAGTCCGACAGCTCGCTTTCGATATGGTCGATCAGCGCCACTCCGGCGCGACCGCGCGCGGGCAGGCCCATGGTTTCGACCCAAGCATCGGGCAGAGCATTGTCGTCTTCATCGACGATCACCGAGACCGTGGCATGACCGTTCAGCGCCATGCGGATGCGGTCGCGCACGATCCCGTCCATCGCCCCGATCAGGACCGAGCCATCAAGATAGACGCGACTCGTTTCGATCCGGTCAACGACCACCGGACGATCGCCGGTCAGATCCAGCATCGTGCCATTGGTCGCCACGGCCGAGGCAATGCCCTTGCCTGCCGCGATCTGGGCATGTTCGCGCAAATGCATATGCTCGCCATGCATCGGAATGACGATGCGCGGCTTCAAGAGCTCATGGACCGCCTCGATATCGGGACGGTTCGCGTGGCCCGAGACATGGTAAAGCCCGTCCTCGGCGTCGAAAACATCGACCCCCATTTCGGAGAAAGCGTTCATGATGCGGATGACATCGCGCTCATTGCCGGGAATGGTGCGCGAGCTGAAGAGGAAGCTGTCGCCCTCTTTCAGCTGCAGCCCAAGATAGCGCCCGCGCGAGAGCTGCGCCGTGGCGGCGCGACGCTCGCCCTGACTGCCGGTGACGATCAGCATGACCTTGTCGCGCGGCAGATCGGAGGCCTCTTCGGGCGAGATCACGCCGGGGAAGTTGCGCAGAACCCCGGTCTCTTGGGCGACGGTCACCATCTTGCGCATGGCGCGGCCGAGCAGGCAGACCTTGCGACCGGCGGCCAAAGCGGCCTCGGCCAAGGTCTTCAGACGGGCGACGTTCGAGGCAAAGGTGGTCGCGACCACCATGCCCTTTTGCGCCACGACGAAATCGAGCAGCGGATTGGCAAGCACCGCCTCGGACCGGCCCGGATTGGGGCTAAAGATATTGGTCGAGTCGCAGGTCAGAACTTTGACGCCATTGCCCTCATTGGCGATCTGATGCCAGACGACCGGGTCAAAGGCCTCGCCCACGACCGGGGTGCCGTCGAGTTTGAAATCGCCGGTGTGGACGATGCGGCCCGCGGGCGTGTCGATGATGAGCGCGGCGCTTTCCGGGATCGAATGGCTGATCGGCACGAATTGCACGGCGAAAGGCCCGGCCTGAATGACCGAGGGGCGCGGCTCGTGGATCTTGATCGCCTCGGTCGGCTGGCCTTGCTCGTCCATCTTGAGCGCGGCCAAAGCCCCGGTGAAGCGGCGGCAATGGATCGGCGCCTTGATACGCCCCCAGAGATGGCCAAGCGCGCCAATGTGATCCTCATGCCCGTGGGTGATGAAGATCCCTTCGATCCGGTCGCGGTTTTTCTCGAGCCAGGTCACATCGGCCATGATCAGGTCGATGCCAGGGGCCGAGTCCATATCGCCGAAGGTCACGCCCAGATCGACGACGATCAGGCGCTCTTTCCCGGGCTGGCCATAGCCATAGACATAGGCGTTCATGCCGATTTCACCGGCACCGCCAAGAGGCAGATAAATCAGGCGGTCAGACATTTCCGGCCTCCTTGTTGAAGTCATAAATCAATCGAAGACCATGCATGGTCAGATCTTCTTCAATGGCGTCGAACACATTCGTTCCTTGTTCGAACAGCGGCGCGAGGCCTCCTGTTCCGATGATTTTCATGGAAAGGCCGCGTTCGTCCCGGATCTTGGCAACAATGCCTTCGACAAGGCCGATATAGCCCCAGAAGATGCCGGACTGAATACAGGCGACCGTATTGGTGCCGATGACCTTGCTGGGCATGGTGACATCGACATGGGGAAGTGAGGCGGCTCCCATATGAAGCGCCTCGAGCGAAAGATTGACGCCGGGCGCGATCACGCCGCCAACATAGGCGCCGTCATCAGCCACCACGTCAAAGGTGGTTGCCGTGCCGAAATCGACAACGACGAGATCCGGGCCGTGCCGCTCGAAAGCACCGACGGCATTGACCAGCCGGTCCGGGCCGACGACCGTGCCCGCATCAACACGCGGCGCGACCGGCAGCAGGCAATCGGGCTTGCCGACGACCAGCGGGCGCGTGTCGAAATAGCGATGGCAGAGGACGCGCAGGTTGAAGACCACGCGCGGCGCGGTCGAGCTGATGATACAGGCCCCGATATTCAGCTCGAACTTCTGGACCGTCATCAGCGTCGAGAGCCAGACGAAATACTCATCCGCCGTGCGTCGGTGATCGGTCGAGATCCGCCATTGCGCCAGCAGTTTGTCGCCGTCGAAGATACCGAAAACGGTATTGGTGTTGCCGGTATCAATACAGAGCAGCATCACCGCGCCCCCTGAAAATAGACATCCGCCGCCGGAATGACCTTGCGGCCCTCGGCGGTCATCAGGACCAGCGCGCCAGCCTCGTCGATGCCCTCGAAGACGCCCTCGGTCTCGGTGCCGCCGGTGCGGGCAATGATGACCTCGCCCAGACGTGCGGCGCGTTGCAGCCAAGCGGTGCGGATCGGCGCGAAGCCGAAGGTCTCAAGCTGATGCTGCCACCGCGCGAAAGCCGGAGCAAGCAGGTCGAGGAAATCCTCGGGCGGCACGGCAAAGCCGCTTTCGCCCAGAACAGAGACCGGCAGGACCGCGCCCGGCTCGACCAGCTCGGGCGGCGGTGCGGCAGCAAGGTTGATGCCGATGCCGACGGCCACGGCGGGCTGCTCGGAGGCCGTGCCCGCGCTTTCAAGCAAGATGCCCGCGACCTTGCCGCCATTGAGCAGCACGTCGTTCGGCCATTTGATCGCAAGCCGCACCGACGGGCCAGCGGCCTGCGCCAAAGCATCATAAAGGGCAAGCGCCGCGACAAAAGAGAGCTGGGCCGCAACCGCGAGCCCACCCTTTGGCCGCGTCACCAAAGTGCCCGCGAAGTTTCCGGCCGGCATGGTCCAACCCCGCCCTCGCCGACCGCGGCCTGCGGTCTGGTCAAGCGTCAGGATCCAGGCCGGACCGGACAACGTCGGCGCCAGACGGAGCCCCTCGGCATTCGTGCTGCCGATGCTCGCCAGCACGAACCGGGCCACACCGTCGGGCCAGCCCTCACTCAACGGCGTCGGGCTCTGCGACGGTTCCCGGGGTCGCGGCTGCGGCAACGGTCGGGCCAACAAGCGACTCGGCGGCGCGTCCAGCCGCTTTGTCGATGCCGAGCATCGAGACCGCGCCCAGCAGCGTGATCGCCGCCGCGCCGATCAGCGCGACATATTGCGGGCTGCTCATCCGGCTGGTGATGGCTTCGCCCTCATCGCCGAAATAGATGTAGTAGACGATGCGGAGGTAGTAGAACGCCCCGATCACCGAAGCGATCACGCCCAGAACCGCAAGCCAGCCGAGCCCCGCGCTAATCGCCGCCGAGAGCACGCCGAATTTCGCGAAAAAGCCCAACATCGGCGGCACGCCCGCGAGGCTGAAGAAGAGGATCAGCAGCGCCAGAGCCTTGGTCGGTGAGGTCTTCGCAAACTGGTTCATCGCCTTGATGTCGGTGACCGGAACCCCGTCCCGCTCCATCGACAGGATGAAGGCAAAGGTGCCGACGTTCATGATCGTATAGATGGTCATGTAGACCAGCATGGTCTGAACGCCGTAAGCCGTCCCGGCGGCAAGCCCGATCAGCGCAAAGCCCATATGGGCAATCGAGGAATAGGCCATCAGACGCTTGACGTTGCGCTGACCGATCCCCGCGATCGAGCCGAGGAACATCGACAGAAGCGCCAGCAGCGCGATGATCTGGGTCCAGTCGCCCGGCACATGGCCGAAAGCGTCAAACATCACCCGCGCGATCAGTGCCATGGCCGCGACTTTCGGCGCGGTGGCGAAGAAAGCGGTCACCGGCGTCGGCGAGCCCTCATAG
This window encodes:
- the trmB gene encoding tRNA (guanine(46)-N(7))-methyltransferase TrmB, whose protein sequence is MSEFDPTPPRRNFYGRRFGKTLRQSQKGYLSEDLGELRPRGITFEENPERLPFDPASVFGDDRPVWLEVGFGGGEHMVHMAARYPEVGIIGCEPFINGVAMLLGKIRAAGVENVSVHPGDARDLMDVLPAGSISKAFLNYPDPWPKARHHRRRFVTPEHLIPLHRVLKSGAEFRVATDIPDYVRQTLEEVPPAGFTLVHEGPEAWEDWLSTRYEQKALREGRAPHYVTFRRNDA
- the nuoN gene encoding NADH-quinone oxidoreductase subunit NuoN, translating into MTSLDFSTILPEFTLAIYALLALMAGAYFGKDALARPILWVTVAALLIVAAMTGLGEHSDTRAFHDMFIDDAFARFAKVVALVGAAAVLAMSADFLERQGLLRFELPILIALAVVGMMVMISAGDLLTLYMGLELQSLALYVVAAIRRESARSSEAGLKYFVLGALSSGMLLYGASLVYGFAGTTNFAGIIQTVNAGHLPLGLLFGMVFLLVGLAFKVSAVPFHMWTPDVYEGSPTPVTAFFATAPKVAAMALIARVMFDAFGHVPGDWTQIIALLALLSMFLGSIAGIGQRNVKRLMAYSSIAHMGFALIGLAAGTAYGVQTMLVYMTIYTIMNVGTFAFILSMERDGVPVTDIKAMNQFAKTSPTKALALLILFFSLAGVPPMLGFFAKFGVLSAAISAGLGWLAVLGVIASVIGAFYYLRIVYYIYFGDEGEAITSRMSSPQYVALIGAAAITLLGAVSMLGIDKAAGRAAESLVGPTVAAAATPGTVAEPDAVE
- a CDS encoding ribonuclease J; translated protein: MSDRLIYLPLGGAGEIGMNAYVYGYGQPGKERLIVVDLGVTFGDMDSAPGIDLIMADVTWLEKNRDRIEGIFITHGHEDHIGALGHLWGRIKAPIHCRRFTGALAALKMDEQGQPTEAIKIHEPRPSVIQAGPFAVQFVPISHSIPESAALIIDTPAGRIVHTGDFKLDGTPVVGEAFDPVVWHQIANEGNGVKVLTCDSTNIFSPNPGRSEAVLANPLLDFVVAQKGMVVATTFASNVARLKTLAEAALAAGRKVCLLGRAMRKMVTVAQETGVLRNFPGVISPEEASDLPRDKVMLIVTGSQGERRAATAQLSRGRYLGLQLKEGDSFLFSSRTIPGNERDVIRIMNAFSEMGVDVFDAEDGLYHVSGHANRPDIEAVHELLKPRIVIPMHGEHMHLREHAQIAAGKGIASAVATNGTMLDLTGDRPVVVDRIETSRVYLDGSVLIGAMDGIVRDRIRMALNGHATVSVIVDEDDNALPDAWVETMGLPARGRAGVALIDHIESELSDFLERVDDKTVMDDDRLEEAIRKITRQVSMEEIGKKPEVTVVISRLAAE
- the aroA gene encoding 3-phosphoshikimate 1-carboxyvinyltransferase is translated as MSHSAEPKPMTAHRSGALKGDAAVPGDKSISHRALILGALAVGETKITGLLEGEDVIDTAKAMRAFGAKVERTGEGAWTVNGVGVGGFAEPEGVIDCGNSGTGVRLIMGAMATTPITATFTGDASLSRRPMGRVTDPVALFGAEISAREGGLLPVTIKGAVDPVPVRYTTPVASAQIKSAVLFAGLNAPGETVVIEKEATRDHTERMFAGFGATIRTEVTDEGHVITLTGRPELKGQTVAVPRDPSSAAFPVAAALIVPGSEIRVPGVSRNPTRDGLYVTLLEMGADITFENTREEGGEPVADLVVRHSKLKGVSVPAERAASMIDEFPILSVVACFAEGATVMNGVAELRVKESDRIDAMAVGLRANGASVDETRDSMTVHGTGSLKGGACAVTHLDHRIAMSFLVAGLASDQPISVDDGAPIMTSFPVFLPLMSALGAKIEG
- a CDS encoding biotin--[acetyl-CoA-carboxylase] ligase, which gives rise to MSEGWPDGVARFVLASIGSTNAEGLRLAPTLSGPAWILTLDQTAGRGRRGRGWTMPAGNFAGTLVTRPKGGLAVAAQLSFVAALALYDALAQAAGPSVRLAIKWPNDVLLNGGKVAGILLESAGTASEQPAVAVGIGINLAAAPPPELVEPGAVLPVSVLGESGFAVPPEDFLDLLAPAFARWQHQLETFGFAPIRTAWLQRAARLGEVIIARTGGTETEGVFEGIDEAGALVLMTAEGRKVIPAADVYFQGAR
- a CDS encoding type III pantothenate kinase, yielding MLLCIDTGNTNTVFGIFDGDKLLAQWRISTDHRRTADEYFVWLSTLMTVQKFELNIGACIISSTAPRVVFNLRVLCHRYFDTRPLVVGKPDCLLPVAPRVDAGTVVGPDRLVNAVGAFERHGPDLVVVDFGTATTFDVVADDGAYVGGVIAPGVNLSLEALHMGAASLPHVDVTMPSKVIGTNTVACIQSGIFWGYIGLVEGIVAKIRDERGLSMKIIGTGGLAPLFEQGTNVFDAIEEDLTMHGLRLIYDFNKEAGNV